In Neisseria dentiae, one DNA window encodes the following:
- a CDS encoding helix-turn-helix domain-containing protein, whose product MSKYNLHFKYRAVLHYHQVHSQQRTAEHFNVSRTHLRRWIAAYRQGGIAALRHPQANPMKTKRKNPFTADKPDHEKTQAELIEELRYMRAENDYLKHMKTLNEKEAAAAKAAKPSKR is encoded by the coding sequence ATGTCCAAATATAACCTACACTTCAAATACCGAGCCGTACTCCATTACCACCAAGTGCACAGCCAACAGCGCACCGCAGAGCACTTCAACGTCTCACGCACCCACCTGCGCCGTTGGATTGCCGCCTACCGGCAAGGCGGCATCGCCGCACTCCGGCACCCGCAGGCTAACCCCATGAAGACCAAACGCAAAAACCCGTTTACCGCCGACAAACCCGACCACGAAAAAACACAGGCCGAACTGATTGAAGAATTGCGATACATGAGGGCGGAGAACGACTACCTAAAGCACATGAAAACCCTCAACGAAAAGGAAGCGGCCGCCGCCAAAGCTGCGAAACCGTCCAAACGCTGA
- a CDS encoding IS3 family transposase, protein MHSAGIPKSSFYYHTGKTDPDTAAKTAVSEVYRRHKGRYGHRRIAAVLSWNKKKVQRIMGLLGLKAKVRSKKTYRPQTVGEASDNILNREFTAGKPADKWLTDVTEFKCTDGKLYLSPILDVFNREIVAYSLGRRANSKMVAQMLDQAFGRLKGQTPLLHSDQGVLYRTEAYRTKLAEKGIVQSMSRKGNCWDNAPMESFFGILKTESFYQEGALSVAELTEVIDDYIHYYNHERISLNLKKLSPVGYRTQLEKAV, encoded by the coding sequence CTGCACAGTGCCGGCATTCCCAAAAGCAGTTTCTACTACCACACCGGCAAAACCGATCCCGATACGGCGGCCAAAACCGCAGTGAGCGAAGTCTACCGCCGACACAAAGGCCGTTACGGCCACCGGCGGATTGCCGCCGTATTGTCGTGGAACAAAAAGAAAGTACAGCGCATTATGGGTTTGTTGGGACTGAAAGCCAAAGTCCGCAGTAAAAAAACCTACCGTCCGCAAACAGTGGGAGAGGCTTCGGACAATATTCTCAATCGAGAGTTTACCGCCGGCAAACCGGCAGACAAATGGCTGACCGATGTGACGGAGTTCAAATGCACAGACGGGAAGCTGTACTTATCGCCGATATTGGATGTGTTTAATCGGGAGATTGTGGCCTATTCTTTAGGCCGCAGAGCAAACAGTAAAATGGTGGCGCAAATGTTGGACCAAGCATTCGGCCGTCTGAAAGGCCAAACGCCGCTGCTGCATTCCGACCAAGGTGTGCTTTACCGCACCGAGGCTTATCGAACGAAATTGGCTGAGAAAGGGATTGTGCAAAGTATGTCGCGCAAAGGCAATTGTTGGGACAATGCGCCGATGGAGAGTTTCTTCGGTATACTGAAAACGGAGAGTTTCTATCAGGAAGGTGCGCTGTCGGTGGCGGAGTTGACAGAGGTAATAGATGATTACATACATTACTACAATCATGAACGGATTAGTTTAAACTTGAAAAAGCTGAGTCCTGTCGGCTACAGAACCCAGCTTGAAAAGGCTGTTTGA
- a CDS encoding YebC/PmpR family DNA-binding transcriptional regulator, which translates to MAGHSKWANIQHRKSRQDAKRGKIFTRLIKEITVAARMGGGDPASNPRLRLAMDKATSNNMPKDNIQRAIDKGTGNLEGVEYVELRYEGYGIGGAALMVDCLTDNKTRTVADVRHAFNKNGGNLGTDGCVAFNFVHQGYLLFAPGVSEDALMEAALEAGAEDVVTNDDGSIEVITAPNDWAGVKAALEAAGFQSEDGDVTMRAQNETELSGEDAEKMQKLIDALEDLDDVQDVYTSAVLNFE; encoded by the coding sequence ATGGCCGGCCACAGCAAATGGGCGAATATCCAACACCGTAAAAGCCGTCAGGACGCCAAACGCGGCAAAATCTTCACACGCTTAATCAAAGAAATCACCGTTGCCGCCAGAATGGGCGGCGGCGATCCCGCATCCAACCCGCGCCTGCGCCTGGCGATGGACAAAGCCACCAGCAACAATATGCCCAAAGACAACATCCAGCGCGCCATCGACAAAGGCACCGGCAATCTGGAAGGCGTGGAATACGTAGAACTGCGCTACGAAGGCTACGGCATCGGCGGCGCCGCGCTGATGGTGGACTGCCTCACCGACAACAAAACCCGCACTGTGGCCGATGTGCGCCACGCCTTCAACAAAAACGGCGGCAACCTCGGCACCGACGGCTGCGTGGCGTTTAACTTCGTGCATCAGGGCTACCTGCTGTTTGCGCCGGGCGTGAGCGAAGACGCGCTGATGGAAGCCGCGCTCGAAGCGGGTGCGGAAGACGTGGTTACCAACGACGACGGCTCCATCGAAGTGATTACCGCCCCCAACGACTGGGCGGGCGTGAAAGCCGCACTCGAAGCCGCAGGCTTTCAGTCGGAAGACGGCGACGTAACCATGCGCGCACAAAACGAAACCGAACTGAGCGGCGAAGACGCCGAAAAAATGCAGAAACTCATCGACGCGCTCGAAGATTTGGACGACGTGCAAGACGTTTACACATCGGCCGTGCTGAATTTCGAATAA
- the hslO gene encoding Hsp33 family molecular chaperone HslO — translation MTTRTPAATARSADCRTRFIFDDMPVRGQHVRLEEVWRHIAGQKQYPAAIRRALGELLAAGALLSSNLKTEGTLIVQVQGQGRLKMLVVEATSAGTCRATARWDTQAAVGDDENLRSLLGDNGIFAITLQPQDGEPWQGVVPLEGESIAQMLMNYMKRSEQLDTHITLAASDEACGGLLVQRLPESAPAPEAWEHVATLAQTVGAEELVQLDAHHLLYRLFHETPPRVFDAEPIEFACTCSRGKVSDMLLMLGGEEVGSVLEEQGSVKIDCDFCNAEYVFDETDINALFGMDVAAAVRGERARIQ, via the coding sequence ATGACAACCCGAACACCCGCCGCAACCGCCCGCAGCGCCGATTGCCGCACCCGTTTTATTTTCGACGATATGCCCGTGCGCGGCCAGCATGTGCGCTTGGAAGAAGTGTGGCGCCACATCGCCGGCCAGAAACAGTATCCCGCCGCCATCCGCCGTGCATTGGGCGAACTGCTCGCCGCCGGTGCGCTGCTTTCGAGCAACCTGAAAACCGAAGGCACGCTGATTGTGCAGGTGCAGGGGCAAGGCCGTTTGAAAATGCTGGTGGTGGAAGCCACTTCCGCCGGCACCTGCCGCGCCACCGCCCGCTGGGACACGCAGGCGGCCGTGGGCGACGATGAAAACCTGCGCAGCCTGCTGGGCGACAACGGTATTTTTGCGATTACCCTGCAACCGCAAGACGGCGAACCGTGGCAGGGTGTGGTGCCGCTCGAGGGCGAAAGCATCGCGCAAATGCTGATGAACTATATGAAACGCTCGGAGCAGCTCGACACCCACATCACGCTGGCCGCTTCCGACGAAGCGTGCGGCGGCCTGCTGGTACAGCGTCTGCCCGAATCGGCTCCCGCCCCCGAGGCGTGGGAACACGTTGCCACGCTCGCGCAAACCGTGGGCGCGGAAGAGCTGGTGCAGCTCGACGCGCACCACCTGCTCTACCGGCTGTTCCACGAAACCCCGCCGCGCGTGTTTGATGCCGAACCCATCGAATTTGCCTGCACCTGCTCGCGCGGCAAGGTTAGCGATATGCTGCTGATGCTGGGCGGAGAAGAAGTCGGCTCGGTGTTGGAAGAACAAGGCAGCGTGAAAATCGACTGCGATTTCTGCAACGCCGAATATGTGTTCGACGAAACCGACATCAACGCCCTCTTCGGCATGGACGTTGCCGCCGCCGTGCGCGGCGAAAGGGCGCGGATTCAATAA
- the ykgO gene encoding type B 50S ribosomal protein L36 has translation MQVLSSLKSAKKRHRDCQIVRRKGKVYVICKSNPRFKARQR, from the coding sequence ATGCAGGTATTGTCGTCTTTGAAGTCTGCCAAAAAACGCCACCGCGATTGCCAAATTGTGCGCCGCAAAGGCAAAGTTTATGTGATTTGCAAAAGCAATCCTCGTTTTAAAGCGCGGCAGCGCTGA
- a CDS encoding type B 50S ribosomal protein L31: MKPNLHPENYRTVLFFDSGANEGWLIRSCADTHGKTMVWHDGVEYPVLMLDTSSASHPVYTGKQREYHNEGRASKFNQRYQAMMNTFRKDK; encoded by the coding sequence ATGAAACCGAATCTGCACCCCGAAAATTACCGCACCGTTTTGTTTTTCGACAGCGGCGCCAATGAAGGCTGGCTGATACGCTCTTGTGCCGACACACACGGTAAAACCATGGTTTGGCACGACGGCGTTGAATATCCGGTGTTGATGCTCGACACCTCTTCCGCATCACATCCCGTTTATACCGGCAAACAGCGCGAATACCACAACGAAGGCCGCGCCAGCAAGTTCAACCAGCGCTATCAAGCCATGATGAATACTTTTAGAAAGGATAAATAA
- a CDS encoding ABC transporter permease, translating into MPLPKPAATLLLALLPLGFLAVMVAAPLFALVLYENGGMVWQMLQDEYIRWRIGWTTLQAAVTCVLALLAGVPAAWVLARLAFPGRRWILRLLMLPFVMPTLVAGMGVLALFGPHGLLWAGWEDTPYLLLYGNVFFNLPVLVRAAYQGFLQVPAARLHTAQTLGANAWQRFWHVERPVLQPWLAGGVCLVFLYCFSGFGLALLLGGSRYATVEVEIYQLIAYELDMAQASVLVWLVLAITALAGVLYAHWSRRAASGRTIRPLPPEPPRTFAAKALLAGSLLLLAACCALPLLAVLWQAAQAGDSWAVWREAETLHAVWNTLRFTFWAMLLALLLGVLHAALARRAAWVRALTFLPFMVSPVCVAFGLLLLYPEWTASLPLLVSTYALLAYPFIAKDLLAAWDALPANYAAAARSLGATPFQTALTVTVPLLLPALRRGLTLAAATCVGEFAATLFLSRPEWQTLTTLIYRYLGTAGAENHDSAMVLTAVLMLLALLVFLLLDAAEKQEKAA; encoded by the coding sequence ATGCCCCTGCCCAAACCCGCCGCCACCCTGCTGCTTGCGCTGCTGCCGCTCGGCTTTCTTGCCGTGATGGTGGCCGCCCCCCTGTTTGCGCTGGTGCTTTATGAAAACGGGGGAATGGTTTGGCAGATGCTGCAAGACGAATATATCCGGTGGCGCATCGGCTGGACCACGCTTCAGGCGGCGGTTACCTGCGTGTTGGCGCTGCTGGCGGGCGTGCCGGCGGCTTGGGTGTTGGCGCGGCTGGCGTTTCCCGGGCGGCGTTGGATTCTGCGCCTGTTGATGCTGCCGTTTGTGATGCCCACGCTGGTGGCCGGTATGGGCGTGCTGGCGCTGTTCGGCCCGCACGGTCTGTTGTGGGCGGGTTGGGAAGACACGCCCTATCTGCTGCTTTACGGCAATGTGTTTTTCAACCTGCCCGTGCTGGTGCGCGCGGCGTATCAGGGGTTTCTGCAAGTGCCTGCGGCGCGGCTGCATACGGCGCAGACTTTGGGCGCAAACGCGTGGCAGCGCTTTTGGCACGTCGAACGCCCCGTGTTGCAGCCTTGGCTGGCGGGCGGCGTGTGTTTGGTGTTTTTATATTGTTTTTCGGGTTTCGGGTTGGCGCTGCTGCTCGGCGGCAGCCGTTATGCCACGGTGGAAGTGGAAATCTACCAACTGATTGCGTATGAACTCGATATGGCGCAGGCTTCGGTGCTGGTGTGGCTGGTGCTGGCGATTACCGCGCTGGCGGGCGTGCTGTATGCGCATTGGAGCCGCCGCGCCGCTTCGGGCCGCACCATCCGCCCGCTGCCGCCCGAGCCGCCGCGCACATTTGCCGCCAAAGCACTGTTGGCGGGTTCGCTGCTGCTTTTGGCCGCCTGCTGCGCCCTGCCGCTGCTGGCCGTGTTATGGCAGGCGGCGCAGGCAGGGGATTCTTGGGCGGTGTGGCGGGAAGCCGAAACTTTACACGCCGTTTGGAACACCTTGCGTTTCACTTTTTGGGCGATGCTGCTGGCGTTGCTGCTGGGGGTTTTGCACGCCGCTTTGGCCCGCCGTGCCGCATGGGTGCGCGCGCTGACGTTTCTGCCGTTTATGGTGTCGCCCGTGTGCGTGGCGTTCGGCCTGCTGCTGCTTTACCCCGAATGGACGGCATCACTGCCGCTTTTGGTGTCCACTTACGCGCTGTTGGCCTATCCTTTCATCGCCAAAGACCTGCTCGCCGCCTGGGATGCGCTGCCCGCCAATTATGCCGCCGCCGCCCGCAGTTTGGGCGCCACGCCGTTTCAGACGGCCTTAACCGTTACCGTTCCGCTGCTGCTGCCTGCGTTGAGGCGCGGGCTGACTTTGGCCGCCGCTACCTGCGTGGGCGAATTTGCCGCCACCCTGTTTTTGTCGCGCCCCGAATGGCAAACGCTCACCACCCTGATTTACCGCTATCTCGGCACCGCAGGCGCAGAAAACCACGACAGCGCGATGGTGCTCACTGCGGTGCTGATGCTGCTGGCTTTGCTGGTGTTTTTATTGCTGGATGCCGCCGAGAAGCAGGAAAAGGCCGCCTGA
- the glnA gene encoding type I glutamate--ammonia ligase: MSVKEVVKLIEENEVRFVDLRFTDTKGKQQHVTVPTHVVLDDPEEWFENGQAFDGSSIGGWKGIQASDMQLRPDSSSAYIDPFYDDATVVITCDVIDPANGQGYDRDPRSIAKRAEAYLKSSGIGDTAYFGPEPEFFVFDGVEFETSMSGTRYKIHSEEAAWSSGKSYDGQNTGHRPFVKGGYFPVAPVDSGQDLRSAMVNLLEEIGIPVEVHHHEVATAGQMEIGTKFSTLVRRADWTQDMKYIIHNVAHNFGKTATFMPKPIMGDNGSGMHVHQSIWKDGQNLFAGDGYAGLSDTALYYIGGIIKHAKALNAITNPSTNSYKRLVPHFEAPTKLAYSAKNRSASIRIPAVNSAKARRIEARFPDPMANPYLAFSALLMAGLDGIQNKIHPGDPADKNLYDLPPEEDALVPTVCVSLEEALEALKADHEFLTRGGVFSKDWIESYIAFKEEDVKRIRMAPHPLEFEMYYSL, from the coding sequence ATGTCAGTAAAAGAAGTAGTCAAACTTATCGAAGAAAACGAAGTGCGCTTCGTTGACCTGCGCTTCACCGATACCAAAGGCAAACAGCAGCACGTTACCGTGCCCACCCATGTGGTGCTGGACGACCCGGAAGAGTGGTTTGAAAACGGCCAGGCGTTCGACGGCTCGTCTATCGGCGGCTGGAAAGGCATTCAGGCTTCCGATATGCAGCTGCGCCCCGATTCAAGCTCCGCCTATATCGACCCGTTTTACGACGACGCCACCGTTGTGATTACCTGCGACGTTATCGACCCCGCCAACGGCCAGGGCTACGACCGCGACCCGCGCTCCATCGCCAAACGCGCCGAAGCCTACCTGAAATCTTCAGGCATCGGCGACACCGCCTATTTCGGCCCCGAACCTGAGTTTTTCGTGTTCGACGGCGTAGAATTCGAAACCAGCATGAGCGGCACCCGCTACAAAATCCACAGCGAAGAAGCCGCGTGGAGCAGCGGCAAATCATACGACGGCCAAAACACCGGCCACCGCCCCTTCGTGAAAGGCGGCTATTTCCCCGTTGCCCCCGTTGATTCCGGCCAAGACCTGCGCTCGGCCATGGTAAACCTGCTCGAAGAAATCGGCATTCCCGTCGAAGTGCACCACCACGAGGTGGCCACCGCCGGCCAAATGGAAATCGGCACCAAATTCAGCACCTTGGTGCGCCGCGCCGACTGGACGCAGGATATGAAATACATCATCCACAACGTTGCCCACAACTTCGGCAAAACCGCCACCTTCATGCCCAAGCCGATTATGGGCGACAACGGCAGCGGCATGCACGTTCACCAATCCATCTGGAAAGACGGCCAAAACCTGTTTGCAGGCGACGGCTACGCCGGCCTCTCCGACACCGCCCTTTACTACATCGGCGGTATCATCAAACACGCCAAAGCCCTGAACGCCATCACCAACCCCTCCACCAATTCCTACAAACGTTTGGTGCCGCACTTCGAAGCGCCGACCAAGCTGGCTTATTCGGCCAAAAACCGTTCGGCTTCCATCCGCATTCCTGCGGTGAACAGCGCCAAAGCCCGCCGCATCGAAGCGCGTTTCCCCGATCCGATGGCCAACCCCTATCTGGCTTTCTCCGCCCTGCTGATGGCCGGTTTGGACGGTATCCAAAACAAAATCCATCCGGGCGACCCCGCCGATAAAAATCTTTACGACCTGCCGCCTGAAGAAGACGCATTGGTGCCCACAGTTTGCGTCTCTTTGGAAGAAGCGCTGGAAGCACTGAAAGCCGACCACGAGTTCTTAACCCGCGGCGGTGTGTTCAGCAAAGATTGGATCGAGAGCTACATCGCCTTCAAAGAAGAAGACGTGAAACGCATCCGCATGGCGCCGCACCCGTTGGAATTCGAAATGTATTATTCGCTGTAA
- the aroE gene encoding shikimate dehydrogenase, whose translation MAATLPRYAVFGNPIAHSKSPQIHRQFALQEKVRIEYERILAEPGAFAEAAERFFAEGGLGANVTVPFKTDAYDWVSEHSERAEAAGAVNTIIPLGGGRFRGDNTDGVGLVSDITEAQETALKNRRILILGAGGAVRGVVPVLLQQQPADITIANRTETKARELAERFGVRSAPLNGLPAGRFDIIINGTSGGLGGEIPAVAPEVFGICELAYDMVYGAAAQAFLDYARRSGAKKTADGLGMLVGQAAFSYRLWRGFSPDIKPVIRYMKEAV comes from the coding sequence ATGGCCGCCACACTTCCCCGTTATGCCGTTTTCGGCAACCCGATTGCCCACAGCAAATCGCCGCAAATCCACCGGCAATTCGCCTTGCAGGAAAAGGTGCGGATCGAATACGAACGCATCTTGGCCGAGCCGGGAGCGTTTGCCGAAGCCGCCGAACGTTTTTTTGCCGAAGGCGGGTTGGGCGCAAACGTTACCGTGCCGTTTAAAACCGATGCCTATGATTGGGTGAGCGAGCATTCCGAGCGGGCCGAAGCCGCCGGCGCAGTCAACACCATTATCCCGCTGGGCGGCGGCCGCTTCCGCGGCGACAACACCGACGGCGTGGGGCTGGTGAGCGACATCACCGAAGCGCAGGAAACCGCCCTGAAAAACCGACGCATTCTGATTTTGGGTGCGGGCGGCGCAGTGCGCGGCGTGGTGCCCGTGCTGCTGCAACAACAGCCTGCCGACATCACCATCGCCAACCGCACCGAAACCAAAGCGCGGGAGCTGGCGGAGCGTTTCGGCGTTCGGTCGGCACCGCTAAACGGCCTGCCCGCCGGCCGTTTCGATATTATTATCAACGGCACCTCGGGCGGTTTGGGCGGCGAAATACCGGCCGTTGCACCCGAAGTGTTCGGCATCTGTGAGCTGGCCTACGATATGGTGTACGGCGCGGCGGCACAGGCGTTTTTGGATTATGCCCGCCGCAGCGGCGCCAAAAAAACTGCCGACGGCTTGGGTATGCTGGTGGGGCAGGCCGCGTTTTCCTACCGGCTTTGGCGCGGTTTTTCGCCCGATATCAAACCCGTTATCCGTTATATGAAAGAGGCCGTCTGA
- the mtgA gene encoding monofunctional biosynthetic peptidoglycan transglycosylase: MIKWLLALPFAAFILFNAYVYGNIITYRAVAPHKTAFMSMRMSDFSAKGKEVELDYRWVPYDRISTNLKKALIASEDANFAAHGGFDWGGIRNAMKRNERSGKIRGGGSTISQQLAKNLFLNESRSYWRKAEEAAITAMMEATTDKDRIFELYLNVIEWGYGIYGAEAASQHFYKKPAANLTKQQAAKLAARVPRPLYYAENPRDRSLRNKTNIILRRMGSAALPDTE, encoded by the coding sequence ATGATTAAATGGCTGCTTGCGCTGCCTTTTGCGGCGTTTATCCTGTTTAATGCCTACGTGTACGGCAACATCATCACCTATCGCGCCGTGGCGCCGCACAAAACCGCGTTTATGAGTATGCGCATGAGCGATTTTAGTGCCAAAGGCAAAGAAGTCGAACTGGATTACCGCTGGGTGCCCTATGATCGCATCTCCACCAACCTCAAAAAAGCCCTGATTGCTTCGGAAGACGCCAACTTCGCCGCACACGGCGGTTTCGACTGGGGCGGCATCCGCAACGCCATGAAGCGCAACGAGCGCAGCGGCAAAATCCGCGGCGGCGGCTCCACCATCAGCCAGCAGCTGGCGAAAAACCTGTTTTTAAACGAAAGCCGCAGCTATTGGCGCAAGGCCGAAGAAGCCGCCATCACCGCCATGATGGAAGCCACCACCGATAAAGACCGCATTTTCGAGCTTTATCTCAACGTAATCGAATGGGGCTACGGCATTTACGGCGCCGAAGCGGCCTCGCAGCACTTCTATAAAAAACCGGCCGCCAACCTCACCAAACAGCAGGCGGCCAAACTCGCCGCCCGCGTGCCGCGGCCGCTGTATTACGCCGAAAACCCGCGCGACCGCAGCCTGCGCAACAAAACCAACATCATCCTGCGCCGCATGGGTTCGGCCGCATTGCCGGATACGGAATGA
- the acnB gene encoding bifunctional aconitate hydratase 2/2-methylisocitrate dehydratase, whose translation MLEAYRKAAAEREALGIPALPLTAQQTADLVELLKNPPAGEDGFLVDLLANRVPPGVDDASKVKASFLAAVAEGSVQSPLVSPEYATELLGTMLGGYNIHPLIELLDNDKLAPIAAEGLKHTLLMFDSFHDVKEKADKGNPHAKAVLESWANAEWFTSREKVPEKITVTVFKVDGETNTDDLSPAPDAWSRPDIPLHALAMLKNPRDGINPDKPGEVGPIKLLEELKAKGHPVAYVGDVVGTGSSRKSATNSVIWHTGLDIPFVPNKRYGGVCLGGKIAPIFFNTQEDSGALPIEVDVSALKMGDVVDILPYEGKIVKNGETVAEFQLKSQVLLDEVQAGGRINLIIGRGLTAKAREALGLPASTEFRLPQAPAESKAGFSLAQKMVGRACGLPEGQGVRPGTYCEPRMTTVGSQDTTGPMTRDELKDLACLGFSADLVMQSFCHTAAYPKPVDVKTHKELPEFISTRGGVSLRPGDGVIHSWLNRLLLPDTVGTGGDSHTRFPLGISFPAGSGLVAFAAATGVMPLDMPESVLVRFSGKLQPGVTLRDLVNAIPLYAIKQGLLTVAKAGKKNIFSGRILEIEGLPDLKVEQAFELSDASAERSAAGCTVKLNKEPIIEYMKSNIVLMKNMIADGYKDPRTLERRIKAMEAWLADPQLLEADKDAEYAAVIEINMDDIKEPIVACPNDPDDVKFMSEVSGTPIDEVFIGSCMTNIGHFRAASKLLEGKSDIPVRLWMAPPTKMDAQELTNEGHYGVLGRAGARMEMPGCSLCMGNQAQVREGATVMSTSTRNFPNRLGKNTNVFLGSAELAAICSKLGKIPTVEEYQANIGIINEQGDQIYRYMNFNEIDSYNEVAEKVNV comes from the coding sequence ATGTTAGAAGCCTATCGCAAAGCCGCCGCAGAGCGCGAAGCTCTGGGCATTCCCGCCCTCCCGCTCACCGCCCAGCAAACCGCCGATCTGGTGGAACTGCTGAAAAACCCGCCCGCAGGCGAAGACGGATTCTTGGTAGATTTGCTCGCCAACCGCGTGCCGCCCGGCGTGGACGACGCATCCAAAGTAAAAGCCTCGTTCTTGGCCGCCGTTGCCGAAGGCAGCGTACAAAGCCCGCTGGTATCGCCCGAATACGCCACCGAACTTCTGGGCACCATGCTCGGCGGTTACAACATCCACCCGCTGATTGAGCTTCTCGACAACGACAAACTGGCGCCGATTGCCGCCGAAGGGTTGAAACACACCCTCTTGATGTTCGACTCTTTCCACGACGTGAAAGAAAAAGCCGACAAAGGCAACCCGCACGCCAAAGCCGTGCTCGAATCGTGGGCCAACGCCGAATGGTTTACCTCGCGCGAAAAAGTGCCCGAAAAAATCACCGTTACCGTATTCAAAGTCGACGGCGAAACCAACACCGACGACCTCTCACCCGCGCCCGACGCCTGGAGCCGCCCCGACATCCCGCTGCATGCGCTGGCCATGCTGAAAAACCCGCGCGACGGCATCAACCCCGACAAACCCGGCGAAGTCGGCCCCATCAAACTGTTGGAAGAATTGAAAGCCAAAGGCCACCCCGTTGCCTATGTGGGCGACGTAGTCGGCACCGGCTCTTCGCGCAAATCCGCCACCAACTCGGTAATCTGGCACACCGGCCTGGATATTCCCTTCGTGCCGAACAAACGCTACGGCGGCGTGTGCCTGGGCGGCAAAATCGCCCCGATTTTCTTCAACACCCAAGAAGATTCTGGTGCCCTGCCGATCGAAGTGGACGTTTCCGCGCTGAAAATGGGCGACGTGGTCGATATTCTGCCGTATGAAGGCAAAATCGTGAAAAACGGCGAAACCGTTGCCGAATTCCAACTGAAATCGCAAGTGTTGCTCGACGAAGTGCAGGCCGGCGGCCGCATCAATCTGATTATCGGCCGCGGCTTAACCGCCAAAGCCCGCGAAGCGCTGGGCTTGCCCGCCTCCACCGAATTCCGCCTGCCGCAGGCGCCTGCCGAAAGCAAAGCAGGCTTCTCGCTGGCGCAGAAAATGGTTGGCCGTGCCTGCGGCTTGCCCGAAGGGCAGGGCGTGCGCCCCGGCACTTACTGCGAACCGCGCATGACCACCGTCGGCTCGCAAGACACCACCGGCCCGATGACCCGCGACGAGCTGAAAGACCTCGCCTGCCTGGGCTTCTCTGCCGACTTGGTGATGCAGTCGTTCTGCCACACCGCCGCCTATCCGAAACCGGTGGACGTGAAAACCCACAAAGAGCTGCCTGAGTTTATCTCCACCCGCGGCGGCGTTTCCCTGCGCCCGGGCGACGGCGTGATCCACTCATGGCTGAACCGCCTGCTGCTGCCCGACACCGTCGGCACCGGCGGCGACTCGCACACCCGTTTCCCGCTGGGCATTTCCTTCCCCGCAGGTTCCGGCTTGGTGGCCTTTGCCGCCGCCACCGGCGTGATGCCGCTCGATATGCCCGAATCCGTGCTGGTGCGCTTCAGCGGCAAACTGCAACCGGGCGTAACCCTGCGCGATCTGGTAAACGCCATTCCGCTGTATGCCATCAAGCAAGGCCTGCTCACCGTGGCCAAAGCCGGCAAGAAAAACATTTTCTCGGGCCGTATTCTGGAAATCGAAGGCCTGCCCGACCTGAAAGTGGAACAGGCGTTCGAATTGAGCGACGCTTCCGCCGAGCGTTCCGCCGCCGGCTGTACCGTGAAGCTCAACAAAGAGCCGATTATCGAATACATGAAGTCCAACATCGTGTTGATGAAAAACATGATTGCCGACGGCTATAAAGACCCGCGCACGCTGGAGCGCCGCATCAAAGCGATGGAAGCCTGGCTGGCCGATCCGCAGCTTTTGGAAGCCGATAAAGATGCCGAATACGCCGCCGTTATCGAAATCAACATGGACGACATCAAAGAGCCGATCGTGGCCTGCCCGAACGACCCCGACGATGTGAAATTCATGTCCGAAGTGTCCGGCACGCCGATCGACGAAGTGTTCATCGGTTCGTGCATGACCAACATCGGCCACTTCCGCGCCGCTTCCAAACTGCTGGAAGGCAAGAGCGACATCCCCGTGCGCCTGTGGATGGCGCCGCCCACCAAAATGGACGCGCAAGAGCTGACCAACGAAGGCCACTACGGCGTGCTCGGCCGTGCCGGCGCGCGCATGGAAATGCCCGGCTGCTCGCTGTGTATGGGCAACCAGGCACAAGTGCGCGAAGGGGCAACCGTGATGTCCACTTCCACCCGCAACTTCCCCAACCGTTTGGGCAAAAACACCAATGTGTTCTTGGGTTCTGCGGAACTGGCGGCCATCTGCTCCAAACTGGGCAAAATCCCCACCGTTGAAGAATACCAAGCCAATATCGGCATCATCAACGAGCAGGGCGATCAGATCTACCGCTACATGAACTTCAACGAAATCGACAGCTACAACGAAGTGGCCGAAAAAGTGAACGTGTAA